The following proteins are encoded in a genomic region of Pectinophora gossypiella chromosome 6, ilPecGoss1.1, whole genome shotgun sequence:
- the LOC126367645 gene encoding uncharacterized protein LOC126367645, which produces MRFIPTYIVSQQAEARKAHRPREGRHKRPAPENPRQYKYVKILRVILHTIGGWPGEALGEHVPFIIKFIRKYCCAQAVALFVGQMYYLYEKNEVLDFLTKGHCYITCALCVTTIIRTSILSFKKYGEIVKTFIMTFNLGHHQHKGEYYKQMHMTIYKISHYFTLYSVIMMLFGMWLFNLTSVYENIRNGAFSRNRGPDTKLELTIYFSYPGFDPLARFNFVTILNLYLAYNCGIAICVLDLFLSLMAFQIIGHILILRNNFKILPKPAQIMFDAEENENVHKKIVECVQYHREIVSFAEELSSFFGPVLGFNYAFQLVSLCLLLLESSHGHQALVRFGPMTFIIFGQLITLSVTFEVIGTVSEKLKDSVYDIEWECMDTRNRRIVCILLHRVQTPLHVTAMGLTPVGVTTMAAILRTTFSYFAFLRSMSE; this is translated from the exons ATGAGGTTCATCCCGACTTACATAGTGAGTCAACAAGCAGAAGCCCGCAAGGCGCATCGACCACGAGAAGGTCGTCACAAGCGTCCAGC GCCAGAGAACCCTCGGCAATACAAATATGTGAAAATACTGAGAGTGATCCTCCACACTATTGGAGGGTGGCCAGGAGAAGCTTTAGGAGAACATGTACCGTTCATTATCAAGTTTATCAGGAAATATTGCTGCGCCCAGGCGGTTGCATTATTCGTCGGACAAATGTATTATCTATATGAAAAGAATGAAGTTCTTGACTTCCTTACTAAAGGGCATTGCTACATAACTTGTGCGTTGTGCGTAACGACAATT ATTCGCACTTCTATACTGTCTTTCAAAAAGTATGGAGAAAtcgtaaaaacatttattatgacTTTTAATTTAGGTCATCACCAACACAAGGGAGAGTATTATAAACAg ATGCATATGACTATCTACAAGATATCTCACTACTTTACTCTGTACTCGGTGATCATGATGTTGTTCGGGATGTGGCTGTTCAACTTAACATCCGTCTATGAAAATATAAGAAACGGCGCGTTTTCAAGGAACAGGGGTCCAGACACCAAGTTGGAACTCACAATTTACTTCAGCTATCCTGGATTTGACCCACTGGCCAGATTCAATTTTGTTACCATTTTAAACCTATACCTGGCCTACAACTGTGGCATCGCCATATGTGTCCTCGACTTGTTTCTGTCCTTAATGGCTTTCCAAATAATAGGTCACATTTTGATTTTgcgaaataattttaaaatattaccaaAACCAGCTCAAATAATGTTTGACGCCGAAGAAAACGAAAATGTCCACAAAAAAATTGTGGAATGTGTACAGTACCACAGAGAAATTGTCAGTTTTGCTGAAGAACTCTCTTCGTTCTTTGGGCCAGTCCTCGGTTTCAACTACGCGTTTCAACTAGTCAGTCTTTGCCTTTTACTTTTGGAATCTTCACAT GGTCATCAAGCCTTGGTTCGTTTTGGGCCGATGACTTTCATCATATTTGGACAACTAATTACGCTGTCAGTCACGTTTGAAGTAATTGGCACAGTG AgtgaaaaattgaaagattCTGTGTATGACATAGAATGGGAATGCATGGACACAAGGAATAGGCGCATCGTGTGCATCCTGCT
- the LOC126367902 gene encoding mitochondrial Rho GTPase yields the protein MVYESIPRTVRILLLGEPGVGKTSLILSLVTEEFTEHVPPKAEEITIPADVTPEQVPTNIVDICVAEQSLEQVGEEIEKAHVICIVFSVEKQETLSKIASYWLPFVRDNCHNDLRKPVILVGNKIDLIDYSVLDNIWDIAEEYPEVDRCIECSAKTLTNVSEMFYNAQKAVLHPINPIYSIEEQELTEKCKRALSRIFKICDLDGDGVLDDYEVTIFQRKCFDTPLQLQVLDEVKSVIAQNIPGGIENECITMKGFIFLHCLFIQRGRNETTWTVLRKFGYDESLELTHSYLYANIKVPIGCTAELSYKGQQFLTQIFEKYDRDKDGMLNPTELKNVFSCCPRIPWHNLRYTVPTNEKGYLTLQGWMCRWTLMTLTDLQNTSAYLAYLGFNFLENESQKIAFHITREKKVDIAKKQSSRNVYQCHVIGPRSCGKTSICRSFLGIAHKKIKPHSQERGDGNVSENCCINTVQVYGQEKYLVLKEIPITRVSDPLQPHEVNCDVACLVYDVAASRSFEYIARIYIKYFAESHIPVLIVGTKGDALPTRQEYILQPEVFCSKYQLLPPQLFHIRENKHDAFVKLATMAAFPHLKHFASLAGDNSSWWKAGIGVAAATVMGLVLIKILSFQRR from the exons ATGGTTTACGAATCTATACCTCGTACTGTCCGCATCTTGCTGCTGGGAGAGCCTGGAGTTGGAAAAACTTCGCTGATCTTGTCTTTAGTGACTGAAGAGTTTACAGAACATGTGCCGCCAAAAGCCGAAGAAATCACAATACCAGCAGATGTTACCCCGGAGCAAGTGCCTACTAACATTGTCGACATTTGTG TGGCAGAACAATCATTGGAGCAAGTGGGGGAGGAAATAGAGAAAGCCCATGTGATATGCATTGTGTTCTCTGTAGAAAAACAAGAGACACTCAGCAAAATAGCTTCTTATTGGCTGCCGTTTGTGAGGGATAACTGCCACAATGACCTCAGGAAACCAGTTATTCTCGTTGGAAACAAGATAGACCTGATTGATTACTCAGTACTTGAT aaTATTTGGGATATAGCAGAAGAGTATCCAGAGGTGGACAGATGTATAGAATGTTCAGCAAAAACACTAACAAATGTTTCAGAGATGTTTTACAATGCACAAAAAGCTGTCTTGCATCCTATCAATCCAATTTATTCCATTGAAGAACAAGAG TTGACAGAAAAGTGCAAGAGAGCACTTTCAAGGATATTCAAAATTTGTGACTTGGATGGAGACGGAGTTCTGGATGATTATGAAGTAACAATATTTCAAAGGAAGTGCTTTGATACACCACTGCAATTACAG GTTTTAGATGAGGTAAAATCTGTAATTGCACAGAACATACCTGGTGGGATTGAGAATGAGTGTATTACTATGAAGGGTTTCATATTCCTGCACTGTTTGTTCATACAAAGGGGGAGGAATGAGACCACTTGGACTGTACTTCGCAAGTTCGGGTATGACGAGAGCTTGGAATTGACGCATAGTTACTTATAtgctaa CATTAAGGTGCCTATTGGCTGTACTGCAGAACTATCCTACAAAGGACAACAATTTCTCACCCAGATATTTGAGAAGTATGACAGAGATAAAGATGGCATGCTGAATCCTACTGAATTGAAGAATGTATTCTCTTGCTGTCCTCGAATACCATGGCATAACTTACGCTACACTGTTCCAACCAATGAAAAG GGTTATTTGACATTACAAGGATGGATGTGCCGATGGACCTTAATGACTCTAACTGACTTGCAAAATACCAGTGCCTACTTAGCCTATTTGGGCTTTAACTTTCTTGAAAATGAGTCACAAAAGATAGCATTTCata TAACGCGGGAGAAGAAGGTGGACATTGCCAAGAAGCAGTCGAGCCGGAACGTGTATCAGTGCCACGTCATCGGCCCGAGGTCGTGCGGCAAGACGTCTATTTGTCGGAGCTTTCTCGGGATCGCACACAAG AAAATAAAGCCACATTCGCAAGAGCGCGGCGACGGCAACGTGTCGGAGAATTGTTGCATCAACACAGTGCAGGTGTACGGGCAGGAGAAGTACTTGGTGTTGAAGGAGATCCCCATCACCCGCGTGTCGGACCCGCTGCAGCCGCACGAGGTCAACTGCGATGTCGCCTGTCTCGTCTACGACGTCGCTGCCAGCCGGTCCTTCGAGTACATCGCCAGGATTTATATT AAATATTTCGCGGAAAGCCACATTCCCGTGCTGATCGTGGGCACAAAAGGCGACGCTCTGCCGACCCGCCAGGAGTACATCCTGCAGCCCGAGGTGTTCTGTAGCAAGTACCAGCTACTGCCGCCGCAGCTCTTCCACATCCGCGAGAACAAGCACGATGCCTTCGTCAAGCTTGCCACCATGGCTGCCTTTCC ACACTTGAAGCATTTCGCGAGTCTGGCCGGAGACAACTCCTCGTGGTGGAAGGCGGGCATCGGCGTGGCGGCTGCTACCGTTATGGGGCTCGTGCTCATCAAGATCCTCAGCTTCCAAAGACGATAG
- the LOC126367890 gene encoding DNA-directed RNA polymerase III subunit RPC2 encodes MGELNKKHTDWDTTTKGLREPIKSLEDKWKLVPSFLQVKGLVKQHIDSFNYFINIEIKKIVQANEKVFCDSDPLFYIKYLNAYVGTPDLEEGYNVTKPTTPHECRLRDMTYSAPITVDIEYIRGNQRVIKNKQLIGRMPLMLRSSNCVLTNKSDFELAQLNECPHDPGGYFIIRGQEKVILIQEQLSRNRMIVDEFKGAIQCQVTSSTHEKKTRTNVIVKNGKYVLRHNALSDDIPIAVAFKAMGICSDQEIIQLIGTDDNTVKKMAPCLMDCHNLRIFTQNQALSYIGSKLKVKRFQTANSKARTPVDEARDLLATTILAHVIVENYNFYVKAIYLAIMVKRVIEAENNKAAIDDPDYYGNKRLELAGSLLALMFEDLFKRFNWELKSIADKIIPKVKAAPFDVVKHMRPDLIANGLFAAISTGNWTIKRFKMERHGVTQVLSRLSYISALGMMTRVNSQFEKTRKVSGPRSLQPSQWGMLCPSDTPEGEGCGLVKNLALMTHITTECSEAPIARLACNAGVEDVRLLGGEDINHPSVYLVFLNGNILGVTRHYKKLIKVFRMFRRRGLISAFVSIYPNHNQRTVYICSDGGRLCRPYIIVEKGNPLVQQHHINELNRGIRKFQDFLNDGLIEYLDVNEENDSHIATQEHEIEPYMTTHLEIEPFTILGVCAGLVPYPHHNQSPRNTYQCAMGKQAMGTIGYNQKNRIDTLMYNLVYPQCPMVKTKTIELTNFDKLPAGQNATVAVMSYSGYDIEDALILNRASIDRGYGRCLVYKSAKTTMKRYSNQTSDRILGPSRDATTGKIIKAHDILDSDGIAAPGEIVENRQVLINKQMPPATLNPVPQGQPQHIEYKDVPITYKGPVESYIEKVMVSSNSEDAFLIKILLRQTRVPEIGDKFSSRHGQKGVTGLIVQQEDMPFNDRGICPDMIMNPHGFPSRMTVGKTIELLAGKAGLMEGKFHYGTAFGGSKVRDVCNELEKHGYNYHGKDIFYSGLTGEPLEAYIYSGPVYYQKLKHMVQDKMHARARGPRAVLTRQPTEGRSRDGGLRLGEMERDCLIGYGASMLLMERLMLASDAFSADICGSCGRLASRAWCHACRSSAAVSTVDMPYACKLLFQELASMNIVPKLTLKKYC; translated from the exons atgggtgaactaaataaaaaacatacggATTGGGACACCACAACCAAGGGGTTACGAGAACCTATAAAATCTTTAGAG GACAAATGGAAACTAGTGCCTTCATTTCTTCAAGTAAAAGGATTGGTGAAACAGCACATAGATTCATTtaactattttataaatattgaaataaaaaagattgTTCAAGCTAATGAAAAAGTGTTTTGTGATTCAGACCCTctgttttatattaaatacttaaatgctTATGTTGGAACACCGGATCTTGAAGAGGGTTACAATGTTACAAAACCAACAACACCACACGAGTGTCGGTTGAGAGACATGACATACTCAGCACCTATCACAGTGGATATAGAATACATTAGAGGCAATCAGCGAGTGATCAAGAATAAACAACTCATAGGAAG AATGCCCTTAATGCTGAGGTCATCAAATTGTGTCTTGACTAACAAGTCTGACTTTGAACTAGCACAATTAAATGAATGTCCACACGACCCTGGTGGCTACTTCATCATCAGAG GGCaagaaaaagtaatattgaTTCAAGAGCAGTTATCAAGAAATAGAATGATTGTAGATGAATTCAAAGGGGCCATACAGTGTCAAGTAACTAGCTCCACACATGAGAAAAAGACGAGAACCAATGTCattgtgaaaaatggaaaatatGTGCTCAGACATAATGCACTTTCAGat GATATTCCAATAGCAGTCGCATTCAAAGCCATGGGAATCTGCAGTGACCAAGAAATTATACAGTTGATTGGCACTGATGACAACACTGTCAAAAAGATGGCGCCTTGTTTAATGGACTGCCATAATCTAAGAATATTCACACAAAATCAGGCCCTTTCCTACATTGGAAGCAAATTGAAGGTAAAAAG gTTTCAGACTGCTAATTCCAAAGCGCGCACCCCCGTTGATGAAGCGCGTGATCTTTTAGCGACTACTATCCTAGCGCATGTTATAGTTGAGAACTACAACTTCTATGTGAAAGCAATCTATCTGGCTATTATGGTCAAAAGGGTGATTGAAGCTGAAAACAATAAAGCAGCAATTGATGATCCTGATTATTACGGAAACAAACGCCTTGAGCTGGCAGGGTCCTTACTGGCTTTGATGTTTGAAGACTTGTTTAAAAGGTTCAACTGGGAACTGAAATCTATCGCCGATAAGATAATACCGAAAGTGAAAGCGGCGCCATTTGATGTAGTCAAACATATGAGGCCAGATCTAATTGCTAATGGACTGTTTGCTGCTATTTCAACT ggAAACTGGACAATTAAAAGATTCAAAATGGAAAGGCATGGAGTTACGCAAGTTCTTAGCCGCCTCAGCTATATTTCTGCTTTGGGAATGATGACAAGAGTAAACTCTCAGTTTGAGAAGACTAGAAAAGTATCTGGTCCCCGTTCTTTGCAACCCTCACAGTGGGGCATGTTGTGTCCCTCTGACACTCCTGAAGGAGAGGGATGTGGGTTGGTGAAGAATTTGGCACTTATGACCCACATTACTACTGAATGCTCAGAGGCACCTATAGCAAGGTTAGCTTGCAATGCTGGTGTGGAAGATGTGAGATTGCTGGGAGGAGAGgacatcaatcatccgtctGTTTACCTGGTCTTCCTCAATG GTAACATACTGGGAGTAACGCGACACTACAAAAAACTAATCAAGGTCTTCCGAATGTTCCGAAGACGTGGACTCATTTCGGCTTTTGTTTCTATTTACCCGAATCATAACCAAAGAACCGTCTACATATGCAGTGACGGGGGCAGGCTTTGCCGCCCTTACATTATCGTTGAGAAAGGCAACCCTCTTGTGCAACAGCATCATATTAATGAGCTAAACAGAGGTATCAGGAAGTTCCAAGACTTTTTGAATGATGGTCTGATAGAATATTTGGATGTAAATGAGGAGAATGACAGTCACATTGCGACTCAAGAGCATGAAATTGAACCATATATGACGACGCATTTGGAGATAGAGCCTTTTACGATCCTTGGAGTGTGCGCTGGTCTGGTGCCGTACCCGCATCACAATCAGAGTCCTAGAAACACATATCAATGTGCTATGGGTAAACAAGCCATGG gGACAATTGGCTACAACCAGAAGAATAGGATAGACACCTTGATGTACAACCTAGTATATCCTCAGTGTCCAATGGTTAAAACGAAAACAATAGAGTTAACCAATTTTGACAAACTACCTGCGGGACAAAATGCCACTGTTGCTGTGATGAGCTACAGTGGCTATGATATAGAAGATGCTTTGATTTTAAACAGAGCCTCCATCGATCGTGGATATGGGCGATGTCTTGTATACAAAAGCGCAAAAACCACAATGAAGAGATACAGTAATCAAACATCGGACCGAATTTTGGGTCCTTCGAGAGATGCTACAACtggtaaaattataaaagcaCACGATATTCTAGATTCTGATGGAATAGCGGCTCCCGGTGAGATAGTTGAGAACCGACAGGTGTTGATTAACAAGCAAATGCCACCGGCGACGCTAAACCCCGTCCCACAAGGTCAACCTCAGCATATTGAATACAAGGATGTCCCCATTACATACAAAGGGCCTGTGGAATCCTATATTGAAAAAGTAATGGTTTCTTCTAACTCTGAAGATGCTTTCCTCATCAAGATATTGTTGCGTCAAACTAGGGTGCCCGAGATTGGTGACAAGTTCAGCTCTCGTCATGGTCAAAAAGGTGTTACTGGTCTCATCGTACAACAGGAAGACATGCCGTTCAATGATAGGGGAATATGTCCAGATATGATTATGAACCCTCATGGGTTTCCCTCTCGAATGACAGTCGGCAAAACAATTGAACTGTTGGCTGGAAAGGCGGGTTTAATGGAAGGCAAATTCCATTACG GTACCGCTTTTGGAGGATCGAAAGTTAGAGATGTCTGTAACGAATTAGAAAAGCACGGATACAATTATCACGGGAAAGACATTTTCTACTCAGGATTGACAGGGGAACCTCTGGAGGCTTACATATATTCTGGACCG GTGTACTACCAGAAATTAAAGCACATGGTTCAAGACAAGATGCACGCACGCGCTCGCGGGCCCCGCGCCGTGCTGACTCGTCAGCCCACTGAGGGTCGCTCTCGGGACGGGGGGCTCCGACTCGGCGAGATGGAACGTGATTGTCTCATCGGGTACGGAGCAAG CATGTTGCTAATGGAGCGGTTGATGTTAGCGTCGGACGCATTCAGCGCGGACATCTGCGGCTCGTGCGGGCGGCTGGCGTCGCGCGCCTGGTGCCACGCCTGCCGCTCCTCCGCCGCCGTCTCCACTGTCGACATGCCCTACGCGTGCAAGCTGCTCTTCCAAGAACTAGCCTCCATGAACATAGTCCCTAAACTTACTCTAAAGAAGTACTGCTAA
- the LOC126367895 gene encoding sphingomyelin phosphodiesterase 4 encodes MNRVFDIVSGNNKKYKMAEDILSKFYTCLNLRWEDKLCELTKIIDHSSPTKELQALFPQLINNIFASSFSNGWNLKTITCDANKGNRQLFEGLIAFLEPQGPMFRLCYKLMSDQQLKYDLPLNVLPLDLQMSLERGRCPQFYTDMLIMDSQTMNFVALSLNPFDYYIFNFALHLVNNNQQQSTWENWNSVYFALACDYLMHFLPSDPNIPVVPHIPNYTGKVAMAAPLQTANRPLHTPSLLLIPDLCGMSNQHTSPQTQSRNEVWRSETVLQVFIDIWMSVEQFSARDVELFQRGYQSMCSSPERVRTVRVLVKHIHSYSAKHLADPAARASALRKYARQIMCARAYHYVKHLVQTWPLDASFRLVLELWLSLIQPWRYTDNTINQDRFPGHNNNQEEGSSGALDGSFTQFIAENFPSYTCILQLVLPRFMRMDLTAYKNAVMLFRLGKVFSQQHLVPILWNLERAMTDGGIGLLHSHDTSYNNSALEQSYTYNGVPLHKWVGIAKQAISELNMSTTFEYEPVWSENKTFFALEFVKKILAAKMAADNIAEEYCNRFRQQHKGIWSSVKHWFMVNDTFEEEILLDECKKVPVYLNNCISYFTNIFGLNESSILPPDPVVADSALEHSSFTNSTNFPLNITNKLRSKPTAVRYMGDPDLMPITSYESTILVRILYQISSKINEIYREEFSNLYVSNSFWGYIAREVLEKPCTIRTYVKDVVSHQNVITQELPPRLSLRKLGSHSFVIWITVGYIIFKLLSYNGFTYIFILLMLWMIYVFTKATLKILKNIRA; translated from the exons ATGAATAGGGTCTTTGATATCGTTTctggaaataataaaaagtacaaaatggCAGAAGATATattg AGCAAATTTTACACATGCCTCAATCTAAGATGGGAAGACAAATTATGTGAACTGACCAAAATCATTGATCACTCAAGTCCCACTAAGGAGTTACAAGCACTGTTTCCACAGTTAATTAATAACATATTTGCATCATCATTCAGTAATGGCTGGAATCTGAAGACTATCACCTGTGATGCTAATAAAGGCAACAGGCAATTGTTTGAAGGACTCATTGCCTTTCTGGAGCCTCAAGGTCCAATGTTTAGACTGTGCTATAAGTTAATGTCTGATCAACAACTTAAATATGATCTGCCCCTCAATGTTTTACCG CTGGATTTACAGATGAGCTTGGAGAGAGGCAGATGTCCCCAGTTCTACACAGACATGCTCATAATGGATTCACAGACAATGAACTTTGTTGCTTTGTCATTGA ATCCATTTGACTACTATATCTTCAACTTTGCACTACATCTGGTGAACAACAACCAGCAACAGAGTACATGGGAGAACTGGAATAGTGTATACTTTGCCTTGGCATGTGACTACCTTATGCACTTCCTGCCTTCAGACCCTAACATTCCTGTAGTGCCACACATACCCAACTACACGGGTAAAGTTGCAATGGCTGCCCCACTACAAACAGCTAATAG GCCATTACATACACCGTCCCTGCTACTAATACCGGATCTGTGTGGCATGAGCAATCAGCACACATCTCCTCAAACACAGTCCAGGAATGAGGTGTGGCGCTCTGAGACCGTACTGCAGGTGTTCATCGATATCTGGATGAGTGTTGAACAGTTCAGTGCTAGAGATGTTGAA ttATTTCAAAGGGGCTACCAGTCCATGTGTTCAAGTCCAGAGAGAGTGAGGACAGTCAGAGTCCTAGTGAAGCACATCCATTCGTATTCAGCGAAGCATCTTGCAGACCCCGCGGCGCGGGCGTCGGCACTGCGCAAGTACGCGAGGCAGATCATGTGCGCACGCGCATATCACTACGTTAAGCATCTAGTTCAAACGTGGCCTTTAGATGCGTCTTTCCGACTTGTCTTGGAACTGTGGTTGAGTCTTATACAACCGTGGAGATATACAGATAACACTATTAACCAAGACag GTTCCCAGGACACAACAACAACCAGGAGGAGGGCAGCAGCGGCGCGCTGGACGGTAGCTTCACGCAGTTCATAGCGGAGAACTTCCCCTCATACACCTGCATCCTGCAGCTTGTGCTGCCCCGTTTCATGAGGATGGACCTCACTGCCTACAAGAATGCCGTCATGTTGTTTCGCTTGGGGAAG GTGTTTTCTCAGCAACATTTAGTCCCTATTTTGTGGAATTTGGAGCGGGCCATGACAGATGGCGGTATAGGATTACTTCACAGCCATGACACCAGTTACAATAATTCGGCACTCGAACAAAG CTACACATACAATGGTGTTCCACTACACAAATGGGTGGGTATAGCTAAACAGGCTATATCAGAACTGAATATGAGTACAACTTTCGAATACGAGCCCGTTTGGAGCGAAAATAAAACATTCTTTGCATTGGAGTTTGTTAAGAAAATACTTGCAGCCaaaatggcggcggacaatattGCTGAAGAATACTGCAACAGGTTCCGACAACAACATAAAG GGATATGGAGTAGCGTAAAACACTGGTTTATGGTCAATGATACATTTGAAGAAGAAATACTGTTGGATGAATGCAAGAAAGTTCCCGTTTACCTAAACAACTGTATTAGTTACTTTACGAACATATTTGGG CTGAATGAAAGTTCTATACTCCCGCCAGACCCAGTAGTGGCAGATAGTGCACTAGAACACTCCTCGTTTACAAATTCTACAAACTTTCCGCTCAATATAACCAACAAG CTCCGCAGTAAACCAACAGCTGTACGATACATGGGTGACCCAGATCTGATGCCGATAACATCGTACGAAAGCACAATACTAGTCAGGATACTTTACCAAATATCCTCCAAGATAAATGAGATT TATCGTGAAGAATTTTCAAACCTCTACGTGAGTAACAGTTTTTGGGGATACATAGCGCGAGAAGTTCTTGAGAAACCTTGCACCATCCGAACGTACGTGAAAGATGTGGTCAGTCATCAAAACGTCATCACTCAAGAGCTGCCGCCGAGGCTGTCTCTCAGAAAGCTAGGCTCCCACTCCTTCGTGATTTGGATCACCGTTGGCTACATAATATTCAAACTGTTATCCTATAATGGTTTCACGTACATATTTATACTGCTAATGTTATGGATGATATACGTGTTCACAAAAGCGACATTGAAAATATTGAAGAATATAAGagcataa
- the LOC126367910 gene encoding tRNA-dihydrouridine(16/17) synthase [NAD(P)(+)]-like has translation MTSDWYQQIDRPKFVVAPMVDASELAWRLLCRRHCAQLCYTPMFHSNVFTKDPKYRKENLATCEEDRPLIVQFCGNNPEVMATAAKMVENYCDAIDINLGCPQSIAKRGHYGSFLQDEWELLKNIVGAMSKAVSIPITCKVRIFENIEKSVQYALMLQEAGCRLLTVHGRTREQKGPLTGVASWEHIRAIRKAVSIPMFANGNIQCLQDVYRCLEFTQVDGVMSAEGALTNPALFEGINPVTWEMAEEYLHLVEKYPCPTSYIRGHLFKIFHKIFTFEENNSTREVLATAQNLNDFRRVSIEIKHKYSPYHDGSIHFDDDDNITRQGYNLILPPWLCQPYVRISPEEHNKKMEKISNKQDNDNEAKRVYEGPDGNILSRKKMKKMRRVMRRPHKADSHDRGGRNGGICSRIVCPNPLGGKCGYQLCKKCCKSKCYEEDLDCPGHRILVHTRREMAKKYASENREKT, from the exons ATGACTTCCGACTGGTATCAACAAATAGATCGACCCAAGTTCGTGGTTGCTCCTATGGTCGATGCAAGCGAGCTAGCATGGAGACTTCTGTGTCGCAGGCATTGTGCTCAGCTGTGCTACACTCCAATGTTCCACAGTAATGTTTTCACAAAAGATCCTAAATATAGGAAGGAAAACTTAGCTACTTGTGAAGAAGATCGTCCACTAATTGTACAG TTTTGTGGAAATAATCCTGAGGTGATGGCTACTGCTGCGAAAATGGTAGAAAATTATTGCGATGCAATTGACATAAATCTTGGTTGTCCACAATCTATAGCGAAAAGAGGTCATTATGGATCATTTCTGCAAGATGAATGGGAATTACTCAAAAATATTG ttgGTGCTATGTCTAAGGCAGTATCAATTCCAATCACATGTAAAGTGAGAATTTTTGAGAATATAGAGAAGTCAGTCCAGTATGCCCTTATGTTACAAGAGGCTGGTTGCAGACTGTTGACAGTGCATGGAAGGACTAGGGAACAGAAGGGACCACTTACTGGTGTCGCCAGTTGGGAACATATCAGAGCTATTAG GAAGGCAGTGTCAATACCAATGTTTGCAAATGGCAACATCCAATGTCTCCAGGATGTGTACAGATGTTTAGAGTTTACACAGGTTGATGGAGTGATGAGTGCTGAGGGAGCGCTCACCAACCCAGCGCtgtttgaaggaattaatccaGTGACATGGGAAATGGCTGAAGAATATCTGCATTTAGTGGAAAAGTACCCATGTCCAACATCGTACATAAGAGGAcatctatttaaaatatttcataaaat TTTTACATTTGAAGAAAACAACTCCACAAGAGAAGTTCTAGCAACAGCACAAAATCTTAATGACTTTAGGAGAGTCAGTATAgaaattaaacataaatattctCCATATCATGATGGAAGTATTCactttgatgatgatgacaatattACGCGACAAGGATATAACTTGATTTTGCCTCCATGGCTATGTCAACCATATGTCAGGATATCTCCTGAGGAGCACAacaaaaaaatggaaaaaataagCAATAAACAG GACAATGATAATGAAGCTAAGAGGGTTTACGAAGGACCAGATGGTAATATTTTGTCTAGAAAGAAGATGAAAAAGATGCGACGAGTCATGAGGCGGCCACATAAAGCGGACAGCCACGATCGTGGTGGTAGAAATGGCGGAATATGCTCAAGAATCGTATGCCCCAATCCTCTA ggaGGTAAATGTGGTTACCAACTTTGCAAAAAGTGTTGTAAAAGCAAATGTTACGAAGAAGACCTAGATTGCCCAGGACATAGAATATTAGTGCATACAAGGAGAGAAATGGCTAAGAAGTATGCTTCTGAAAACAGAGAGAAGACATAA